In one Flavobacteriales bacterium genomic region, the following are encoded:
- a CDS encoding adenylate/guanylate cyclase domain-containing protein, whose protein sequence is MNAITRYKLRKLAKYALVAAIVALVLTLFSGEGMSAAIFGSWMLLGLWTGVLEEYFFGRRFRALAVPLQFLGKVLLVNLFTILLIGIAWLWGSERFTMIASDTPYRMHEIFGMAQFYQLVLRVVVVSSIAILVVQVEEWMGRRTFLGFLLGRYERPKREERVVLSLDLVGSTEIAERLGDMRYYRFLNQVYSLMTDAVLRNEADIHKYVGDEVIFTWPMRVGIRRFNCLDLYFDITARIAEHENDLKREFGLVPRFRAGLHGGRVLSAQVGHIKRTVDLSGDVMNSVSRMLGLAKAMKTDILVSAELLERMPDAGRRFEIGPQHLVPVKGKRREVRVHVVRRHTLEP, encoded by the coding sequence ATGAACGCCATTACCCGCTACAAGCTCCGCAAACTGGCGAAGTACGCGCTGGTGGCGGCCATCGTGGCGCTGGTGCTCACCCTCTTCAGCGGCGAGGGCATGAGCGCGGCCATCTTCGGATCGTGGATGCTGCTCGGCCTGTGGACCGGCGTGCTGGAGGAGTACTTCTTCGGCCGGCGCTTCAGGGCCCTGGCCGTGCCCCTGCAGTTCCTGGGAAAGGTGCTGCTGGTGAACCTCTTCACCATCCTGCTCATCGGCATCGCCTGGCTGTGGGGCTCCGAGCGGTTCACCATGATCGCCAGCGACACGCCCTACCGCATGCACGAGATCTTCGGCATGGCGCAGTTCTACCAGCTGGTGCTGCGCGTGGTGGTGGTGAGCTCCATCGCCATCCTGGTGGTGCAGGTGGAGGAGTGGATGGGCCGCCGCACCTTCCTCGGCTTCCTGCTCGGCCGCTACGAGCGGCCCAAGCGCGAGGAGCGCGTGGTGCTGAGCCTCGACCTGGTGGGCAGCACGGAGATCGCCGAGCGGCTGGGCGACATGCGCTACTACCGCTTCCTCAACCAGGTGTACTCGCTGATGACGGACGCCGTGCTGCGGAACGAGGCGGACATCCACAAGTACGTGGGCGATGAGGTGATCTTCACCTGGCCCATGCGCGTGGGCATCCGCCGCTTCAACTGCCTCGACCTCTACTTCGACATCACCGCGCGGATCGCGGAGCACGAGAACGACCTCAAGCGCGAGTTCGGCCTGGTGCCGCGGTTCCGCGCCGGCCTGCACGGGGGGCGGGTGCTCAGCGCGCAGGTGGGGCACATCAAGCGCACGGTTGACCTCAGCGGCGACGTGATGAACAGCGTTTCGCGCATGCTGGGGCTCGCCAAGGCGATGAAGACCGACATCCTGGTGAGCGCCGAGCTGCTCGAGCGCATGCCCGATGCCGGCCGGCGCTTCGAGATCGGCCCCCAGCACCTGGTGCCCGTGAAGGGCAAGCGCCGCGAGGTGCGCGTGCACGTGGTGCGCCGCCATACCCTGGAGCCATGA
- a CDS encoding Crp/Fnr family transcriptional regulator translates to MDLVRRAIARYVALTDAEWERIAPLWAEHAFSRGAAICAVGQVERRFYVVQSGVQRLSFPHDGQDICVGFAYDGSWCGEYASFITQRPARFDVTALTDSVLLGIAHADLQALYRDLPVMERWGRLIAEELLVARAAREIEQMSLSAEERYDRLVARSPHLLQLVPQKDIASYLRMTPETFSRLRRRR, encoded by the coding sequence ATGGACCTCGTGCGCCGCGCCATCGCCCGCTATGTGGCGCTCACCGACGCCGAATGGGAGCGCATCGCCCCGCTGTGGGCCGAGCACGCCTTCAGCCGCGGCGCCGCCATCTGTGCCGTGGGGCAGGTGGAGCGCCGCTTCTACGTGGTGCAGTCGGGCGTGCAACGGCTGTCGTTCCCCCACGATGGCCAGGACATCTGCGTGGGATTCGCCTACGATGGCAGCTGGTGCGGCGAGTACGCCTCCTTCATCACCCAGCGCCCGGCGCGGTTCGATGTGACGGCGCTCACCGACAGCGTGCTGCTGGGCATCGCCCACGCTGATCTGCAGGCGCTCTACCGCGACCTGCCGGTGATGGAGCGCTGGGGCCGCCTGATCGCCGAGGAGCTGCTGGTGGCGCGCGCCGCGCGCGAGATCGAGCAGATGAGCCTCAGCGCCGAGGAACGCTACGACCGGCTGGTGGCGCGCAGCCCCCACCTGCTGCAGCTGGTGCCGCAGAAGGACATCGCCAGCTACCTGCGCATGACGCCGGAGACCTTCAGCCGCCTGCGCCGCCGCCGCTGA
- a CDS encoding DinB family protein, protein MAREPIPVDRLVSELSAALHQQIERARSIARLPADTLLRRPPSGGWNALEVFEHMNLSSGIYQRGLERAFARPGPATGRGATFRPGRIGEFATQAMRPRPGGRIAWRMRTLKLFDPARQHGATSESITRFIALCEGFLRLLEQAPGKDLEALRVTSSLGPVIRFKAGDAFRFPIAHQERHFLQIARLLAA, encoded by the coding sequence ATGGCCCGTGAACCCATCCCCGTAGACCGCCTCGTGAGCGAGCTCTCCGCCGCGCTGCACCAGCAGATCGAGCGCGCCCGCAGCATCGCCAGGCTCCCCGCCGACACCCTCCTGCGCCGTCCGCCGAGCGGCGGATGGAACGCCCTGGAGGTCTTCGAGCACATGAACCTCAGCAGCGGCATCTACCAGCGCGGACTGGAGCGCGCCTTCGCCCGGCCCGGCCCCGCCACAGGCCGCGGAGCCACCTTCCGCCCCGGCCGGATCGGGGAGTTCGCCACGCAGGCCATGCGCCCCAGGCCCGGCGGCCGCATCGCCTGGCGCATGCGCACGCTCAAGCTCTTCGATCCCGCACGGCAGCACGGCGCCACCAGCGAGAGCATCACGCGGTTCATCGCCCTCTGCGAAGGCTTCCTGCGCCTCCTGGAACAGGCGCCCGGCAAGGACCTCGAGGCGCTGCGTGTCACCAGCAGCCTGGGGCCCGTGATCCGCTTCAAGGCGGGCGATGCCTTCCGGTTCCCCATCGCCCACCAGGAGCGGCACTTCCTGCAGATCGCGCGCCTGCTTGCCGCCTGA
- a CDS encoding T9SS type A sorting domain-containing protein has protein sequence MYRSILSCAALASALLLQAQQQVRQVFVLSEGYYDYFGGGGQLIPVTLGSYDPAAGTYQTVATLNGPRFGSDVLVDAGSVYVAADDRVVRFDADSYAQTGEALVPGVRKLAVWNDLLLLTRGELGGLPHYFEARDKATLALLWTIAPADGLTMSAEDVLVVGDKAYLAVNNAFDWSSLAGKVGVVDLVAQSYAQEIDLGPEGLNPEKLFVRDGAVLTFNNTDFSRSSISRVEADAAALEYTVTVAENSGCAASALVEAAEMVYFLEYAQGELVRFDIGAGSVSDTLAGSPTVYGLIEDPVNGVLYATTTDFVSSGELHVLSLDGQVQSTVPAAIAAGSMALDLRLSTALPERAGAALAVYPNPAEHEVFLQLAAPSGALRVFDSTGRQVAVDQGPAGPVRRLEVAALKPGLYTVQAEGVGTVRFTKR, from the coding sequence ATGTACCGTTCCATCCTCTCGTGCGCGGCGCTCGCATCAGCGCTTCTGCTGCAGGCCCAGCAGCAGGTCAGGCAGGTCTTCGTGCTCAGCGAAGGCTATTACGACTATTTCGGCGGCGGGGGCCAGCTGATTCCCGTGACGTTGGGGAGCTACGACCCCGCTGCGGGCACCTACCAGACCGTGGCCACGCTCAACGGTCCCCGCTTCGGCAGCGATGTGCTGGTGGATGCGGGCAGCGTCTACGTGGCGGCCGACGACCGCGTGGTGCGCTTCGATGCGGACTCCTACGCCCAGACCGGAGAGGCCCTGGTGCCCGGCGTGCGCAAGCTGGCCGTATGGAACGACCTGCTGCTGCTCACGCGGGGTGAGCTGGGCGGGCTTCCGCACTACTTCGAGGCCCGCGACAAGGCGACCCTCGCGCTGCTGTGGACCATCGCGCCGGCCGACGGCCTCACCATGAGTGCCGAGGATGTGCTGGTGGTGGGCGACAAGGCCTACCTGGCGGTGAACAACGCCTTCGATTGGAGCAGCCTCGCCGGCAAGGTCGGCGTGGTCGACCTGGTTGCGCAGTCCTATGCGCAGGAGATCGACCTGGGGCCCGAGGGGCTCAACCCGGAGAAGCTCTTCGTGCGCGACGGTGCGGTGCTCACCTTCAACAACACCGACTTCTCGCGCAGCTCCATCAGCCGCGTGGAGGCCGATGCCGCCGCGCTGGAGTACACGGTGACCGTGGCGGAGAACTCCGGCTGCGCCGCCTCGGCGCTGGTGGAGGCTGCGGAGATGGTCTACTTCCTGGAGTACGCCCAGGGCGAGCTGGTGCGGTTCGATATCGGCGCCGGATCGGTGAGCGATACCCTTGCGGGCAGCCCCACGGTCTACGGCCTCATCGAGGACCCCGTGAACGGCGTGCTCTACGCCACCACCACCGATTTCGTGAGCAGCGGCGAGCTGCACGTGCTGTCGCTCGACGGGCAGGTGCAATCCACCGTGCCTGCGGCCATCGCTGCCGGCAGCATGGCCCTCGACCTGCGGCTTTCCACCGCGCTGCCCGAGCGCGCCGGTGCCGCGCTTGCCGTGTACCCCAACCCCGCCGAGCATGAGGTGTTCCTGCAGCTGGCGGCCCCGTCGGGCGCGCTGCGCGTGTTCGATTCCACGGGCCGTCAAGTGGCCGTGGACCAAGGGCCCGCAGGCCCGGTGCGCCGGCTGGAGGTGGCCGCGCTGAAGCCCGGGCTCTACACGGTGCAGGCGGAGGGCGTCGGCACGGTGCGCTTCACCAAGCGCTGA
- a CDS encoding elongation factor G: MRVFDAKHIKNIVLLGSHGCGKTTLAETMLFEAGLIQRRGRVEDRNTVSDYHELEHERGSSVYSTVLHTEWQGYKINIIDTPGLDDLVGETIPALRVADTCVLLLNAHHGVEVGTDLVWEHLQRYDRPVIIGVNQLDHPNADFEATVGQAKEHFGPAVTVMQYPVEQGDGFHRIIDLLKMTMYVFKDAGGKPEKQPIPAHELEKANALHKELVEKAAENDETLMEHYFDKGELDEDEMRKGLKQGMMKRTCFPVFCLSALRNMGSGRLMGFIDNVAPAALEMPAEERADGGTLECRADGPPVLFTFKTMIEPKAGHITLFKVMSGEVAEGMELVNDNTGSTERLNQLFIVDGKERKPVEKLAAGDIGGTIKLKDTATAHTLHAPGKAVKLQPIAFPEPRLRQVIRATDLKLEEKLHAALVEIQKEDPTIVLQYSRETGQQLVGAQGELHLSLLKWKLNHHYRVDCAFSSPRIPYRETIRKGAEASYRHKKQTGGSGQFGEVHLRIEPWHEGMPEPTGVSVRGKEELELPTGGKLVFYNCIVGGVIDNKFMPSILKGVMEKMERGPLTGSPARDIRVVVFDGKMHPVDSNDISFKIAGLQAFREAFTMADPQLMEPIQELEVRVPADLMGDVMTDLQGRRSIVMGVDSSGRYQIIRTLTPLAELDRYSTALRSLTQGRGTYTEKFHAYQAVPAELQHRLVSGHKEEEVLA, translated from the coding sequence ATGAGAGTCTTCGATGCCAAGCACATCAAGAACATCGTCCTCCTGGGATCCCACGGATGCGGCAAGACCACGCTGGCCGAAACCATGCTCTTCGAAGCGGGTCTGATCCAACGCCGCGGCCGAGTCGAGGACAGGAACACCGTGAGCGACTACCACGAACTGGAGCATGAGCGCGGCAGCAGCGTCTACAGCACCGTGCTCCACACCGAGTGGCAGGGCTACAAGATCAACATCATCGATACCCCGGGCCTCGACGACCTGGTGGGCGAGACCATCCCCGCCCTTCGCGTGGCCGATACCTGCGTGCTGCTGCTCAACGCCCATCATGGCGTGGAGGTGGGCACCGACCTGGTTTGGGAGCATTTGCAGCGCTATGACCGTCCGGTGATCATCGGCGTGAACCAGCTCGACCATCCCAACGCCGATTTCGAGGCCACCGTGGGCCAGGCGAAGGAGCACTTCGGCCCGGCCGTCACCGTGATGCAGTATCCCGTGGAGCAGGGCGACGGCTTCCACCGCATCATCGATCTGCTGAAGATGACCATGTATGTCTTCAAGGACGCCGGCGGCAAGCCCGAGAAGCAGCCCATCCCCGCCCATGAGCTGGAGAAGGCCAACGCGCTGCACAAGGAGCTGGTGGAGAAAGCGGCCGAGAACGACGAGACCCTGATGGAGCACTACTTCGACAAGGGCGAGCTCGATGAGGACGAGATGCGCAAGGGTCTGAAGCAGGGCATGATGAAACGGACCTGCTTCCCCGTGTTCTGCCTGAGCGCGCTGCGCAACATGGGCAGCGGACGCCTCATGGGCTTCATCGACAATGTGGCGCCCGCAGCGCTGGAGATGCCCGCCGAGGAGCGCGCCGACGGCGGCACGCTCGAATGCCGCGCTGACGGTCCGCCGGTGCTCTTCACCTTCAAGACCATGATCGAGCCCAAGGCGGGCCACATCACGCTCTTCAAGGTGATGAGCGGCGAGGTGGCCGAAGGCATGGAGCTGGTGAACGACAACACCGGCAGCACCGAGCGGCTCAACCAGCTCTTCATCGTCGACGGCAAGGAGCGCAAGCCGGTGGAGAAGCTCGCGGCCGGCGACATCGGAGGCACCATCAAGCTGAAGGACACCGCCACGGCCCACACGCTGCATGCGCCCGGCAAGGCGGTGAAGCTGCAGCCCATCGCCTTCCCCGAGCCGCGCCTGCGGCAGGTGATCAGGGCCACCGACCTGAAGCTGGAGGAGAAGCTGCACGCCGCGCTGGTCGAGATCCAGAAGGAGGACCCCACCATCGTGCTCCAGTACAGCCGCGAGACGGGCCAGCAGCTGGTGGGCGCGCAGGGCGAGCTGCACCTGAGCCTGCTGAAGTGGAAGCTCAACCACCACTACAGGGTCGACTGCGCCTTCAGCAGCCCGCGCATCCCCTACCGCGAGACCATCCGCAAGGGCGCCGAGGCGAGCTATCGTCACAAGAAGCAGACGGGCGGCAGCGGGCAGTTCGGCGAGGTGCACCTGCGGATCGAGCCGTGGCACGAGGGCATGCCCGAGCCCACCGGCGTGAGCGTGCGCGGCAAGGAGGAGCTCGAGCTGCCCACCGGCGGCAAGCTGGTCTTCTACAACTGCATCGTGGGCGGCGTCATCGACAACAAGTTCATGCCCAGCATCCTCAAGGGCGTCATGGAGAAGATGGAGCGCGGCCCGCTCACCGGATCGCCCGCGCGCGACATCCGCGTGGTGGTCTTCGATGGCAAGATGCACCCCGTGGACAGCAACGACATCAGCTTCAAGATCGCCGGGCTGCAGGCCTTCCGCGAGGCCTTCACCATGGCCGACCCGCAGCTGATGGAACCCATCCAGGAGCTGGAGGTGCGCGTGCCCGCCGACCTCATGGGCGATGTGATGACCGACCTGCAGGGCCGCCGCAGCATCGTGATGGGCGTGGACAGCAGCGGCCGCTACCAGATCATCCGGACGCTGACCCCGCTGGCCGAGCTGGACCGCTACAGCACCGCGCTGCGGAGCCTCACGCAGGGGCGCGGCACCTACACCGAGAAGTTCCATGCCTACCAAGCCGTGCCGGCCGAGCTGCAGCACAGGCTGGTGAGCGGGCACAAGGAGGAAGAGGTGCTGGCCTAG